From Methanobacterium sp., the proteins below share one genomic window:
- a CDS encoding tautomerase family protein — protein sequence MEIRKGKSEKYKKAILDGVHDALVEA from the coding sequence ATAGAGATAAGAAAAGGAAAATCCGAAAAATATAAAAAGGCAATATTAGATGGAGTTCATGATGCTCTAGTTGAGGCAA